From the Euzebya rosea genome, one window contains:
- a CDS encoding aldo/keto reductase: MSTSALGLGCMGMTFAYGTVDRDRSLRTLDRALEEGITLFDTADIYGPRTNEELLSGWLAAHRDDVQLATKFGAYSLEIEGRSPDGRPEYVGRACDASLSRLRTDVIDLYYLHRVDPSVPIEETVGAMAELVTAGKVRHLGLSEASADTIRRAHATHPITALQTEYSLWTRDIEAEILPAIRELGIGLVAYSPLGRGMLTGTITSLEDLAEDDWRRSNPRFRGDNLQRNLDLVDAVTALAETKGTTPAQLALAWVLAQGEDIVPIPGTTRPERVSENVAALEVPLTGDDLAALDRIAPMGVAAGDRYPAGAMRILNG, from the coding sequence ATGTCCACCTCCGCCCTCGGCCTCGGCTGCATGGGCATGACCTTCGCCTACGGGACCGTCGACCGCGACCGCAGCCTCCGGACCCTCGACCGTGCCCTCGAGGAGGGCATCACCCTGTTCGACACCGCCGACATCTACGGTCCCCGCACCAACGAGGAGCTCCTGTCGGGGTGGCTCGCCGCGCACCGTGACGACGTGCAGCTGGCCACGAAGTTCGGGGCCTACTCACTCGAGATCGAGGGCCGCAGCCCCGACGGCCGTCCCGAGTACGTCGGGCGGGCCTGCGACGCCTCCCTGTCGCGGCTCCGCACCGACGTCATCGACCTCTACTACCTGCACCGCGTCGACCCGTCGGTGCCCATCGAGGAGACCGTCGGCGCGATGGCCGAGCTCGTCACGGCCGGCAAGGTCCGCCACCTCGGCCTGTCGGAGGCCTCGGCCGACACCATCCGACGTGCCCACGCGACCCACCCGATCACCGCGCTGCAGACCGAGTACTCCTTGTGGACCCGCGACATCGAGGCCGAGATCCTGCCGGCCATCCGCGAGCTCGGCATCGGACTCGTGGCCTACAGCCCGCTCGGTCGAGGCATGCTGACGGGCACCATCACCTCGCTGGAGGACCTCGCCGAGGACGACTGGCGCCGGTCCAACCCGCGGTTCCGGGGTGACAACCTGCAGCGCAACCTCGACCTCGTGGACGCCGTCACCGCCCTCGCGGAGACGAAGGGCACGACACCGGCGCAGCTGGCGCTCGCCTGGGTGCTGGCACAGGGTGAGGACATCGTGCCGATCCCCGGCACGACCCGGCCGGAGCGGGTCAGCGAGAACGTCGCCGCCCTCGAGGTGCCGTTGACCGGGGACGACCTCGCGGCCCTCGACCGGATCGCGCCCATGGGCGTGGCCGCGGGTGACCGCTATCCGGCAGGCGCCATGCGGATCCTCAACGGCTGA
- a CDS encoding transglutaminaseTgpA domain-containing protein — protein MSTPTLRRPASTARPPSLPDPFPTSGPAEHRPVSSRPAVSDDLLTLGLSLLVLAALLPLRRVFIGTEWVRPVIGSAVLALGIGWGSRRLRVGPVTHLAMSIIGLLVFVTIAFLPATAAAGLLPTLRTLDALRDLFVYGLELVSLRPSPTFAEAGLLLLAVTGVWLIAYLADGMMFVLRSPLAAITATLVLWCVPLAVAPGGESIVVPSLAMLGAAGLLLLLGNANATGTWGTPVFAGTSSARSGPVPLMGWAMLTAAALCGVLLAGALPGFQERPVYNVRGGSGTTITTNPIVNIRDRLVATNTGPVLRVDADRPVYMRTTALDTFNDREEWGIDGTIGGSNVRGTVADPPAIPTETVQVEVLIEGIETGAILAPTPYLTTEVAGSRASDMRYDADLATLTVPGDTPLVRGDRYRVTASLPQPDAEVLRAVQPDPNSPHTALPANVPQLVNDLAEQIVAEAGATTMFDRALAIQNHLRTWSYSTQPQLGNGSTFIERFINGQQGYCEQFAGTMAVMLRTMGIPSRLAVGYTPGTQGDDGLWEVTNANAHAWVEVDFGDLGWVAFEPTPRTDGNVLVPDGESVVPTRTVAMAQAEGEGVPDPVGPGELPQSRQTEDPRTAEDPLVPLGSEAPASVGSGSGGAEDGGVPWLLVLLALAGVGVVALIGARGRMAPQRPPEERIERARLRAERVGAAVGRARRTGETDAEYFVRLADGHPSGAALAGPSTRADFAPAVTVADARTAEGAAGTIRSRLLGRASRTARARLAILEALSR, from the coding sequence ATGAGCACCCCCACCCTGCGCCGACCCGCCTCCACCGCACGGCCGCCGTCCCTGCCCGACCCCTTCCCGACCTCGGGTCCGGCCGAGCACCGGCCGGTGTCGTCACGGCCCGCGGTGTCCGACGACCTGCTGACCCTCGGGTTGTCCCTGCTGGTGCTGGCCGCCCTGCTGCCGCTCCGCCGGGTCTTCATCGGCACCGAGTGGGTCCGACCGGTCATCGGCAGCGCCGTGCTGGCGCTGGGCATCGGCTGGGGGTCCCGCCGGCTGCGTGTCGGTCCGGTGACCCACCTGGCGATGTCGATCATCGGCCTGCTCGTCTTCGTGACGATCGCGTTCCTGCCGGCCACCGCGGCGGCGGGGCTGCTGCCGACGCTGCGAACCCTCGACGCGCTGCGGGACCTGTTCGTCTACGGGCTGGAGCTCGTCAGCCTGCGCCCCTCCCCCACCTTCGCCGAGGCCGGGCTGCTGCTGCTCGCCGTGACCGGCGTGTGGCTCATCGCCTACCTCGCCGACGGCATGATGTTCGTGCTGCGCTCACCGCTGGCGGCCATCACCGCCACCCTGGTGCTGTGGTGCGTGCCGCTGGCCGTGGCCCCCGGCGGGGAGTCGATCGTCGTCCCGTCCCTGGCGATGCTGGGCGCGGCCGGCCTGCTCCTGCTGCTCGGCAACGCCAACGCAACGGGCACCTGGGGCACACCGGTTTTCGCCGGTACCTCGTCGGCCCGGTCCGGTCCGGTCCCCCTGATGGGATGGGCGATGCTGACGGCCGCCGCGCTGTGCGGGGTCCTGCTGGCCGGTGCCCTCCCGGGGTTCCAGGAGCGCCCCGTCTACAACGTGCGGGGCGGCAGCGGCACGACGATCACGACCAACCCGATCGTCAACATCCGGGACCGCCTGGTCGCCACCAACACCGGCCCGGTCCTGCGCGTGGACGCCGACCGGCCCGTCTACATGCGCACCACGGCCCTCGACACGTTCAACGACCGCGAGGAATGGGGCATCGACGGCACCATCGGCGGCAGCAACGTGCGCGGGACCGTCGCCGACCCGCCGGCCATCCCGACCGAGACGGTGCAGGTCGAGGTCCTGATCGAGGGGATCGAGACCGGTGCGATCCTGGCCCCCACCCCGTACCTGACCACGGAGGTCGCGGGGTCACGGGCCAGCGACATGCGCTACGACGCCGACCTCGCGACCCTCACGGTCCCCGGTGACACCCCGCTGGTCCGGGGTGACCGCTATCGCGTCACCGCCTCGTTGCCGCAGCCCGACGCGGAGGTCCTCCGCGCGGTGCAACCCGATCCGAACAGCCCCCACACCGCCCTGCCGGCCAACGTGCCGCAGCTGGTCAACGACCTCGCCGAGCAGATCGTCGCGGAGGCAGGCGCGACCACGATGTTCGACCGTGCCCTGGCCATCCAGAACCACCTGCGGACGTGGAGCTACTCCACCCAGCCGCAGCTCGGCAACGGCAGCACCTTCATCGAGCGCTTCATCAACGGCCAGCAGGGGTACTGCGAGCAGTTCGCCGGGACCATGGCCGTGATGCTCCGCACGATGGGCATCCCGAGCCGCCTGGCGGTCGGCTACACCCCGGGCACGCAGGGCGACGACGGACTGTGGGAGGTCACCAACGCCAACGCCCACGCCTGGGTCGAGGTCGACTTCGGCGACCTGGGCTGGGTGGCGTTCGAGCCGACGCCCCGCACCGACGGCAACGTCCTGGTGCCCGACGGCGAGTCGGTGGTCCCGACCCGGACCGTCGCGATGGCGCAGGCCGAGGGCGAGGGTGTGCCCGACCCGGTCGGCCCCGGCGAGCTGCCGCAGTCCCGGCAGACCGAGGACCCGCGCACGGCGGAGGATCCGCTGGTACCGCTCGGCAGCGAGGCCCCCGCGAGCGTCGGGTCGGGGTCGGGCGGCGCCGAGGACGGTGGGGTGCCGTGGCTGCTGGTCCTGCTCGCCCTCGCGGGCGTGGGCGTCGTGGCCCTGATCGGCGCACGTGGCCGCATGGCCCCGCAGCGCCCACCGGAGGAACGCATCGAGCGTGCCCGGCTGCGGGCCGAGCGCGTCGGTGCGGCCGTCGGGCGTGCCCGTCGGACCGGCGAGACCGACGCCGAGTACTTCGTGCGGCTGGCCGACGGGCATCCGTCGGGGGCGGCCCTCGCGGGACCCTCGACGCGGGCGGACTTCGCGCCGGCCGTCACCGTGGCCGACGCGCGTACCGCCGAGGGCGCAGCGGGCACCATCCGGTCACGACTGCTGGGCCGGGCCAGCCGGACCGCACGGGCCCGGCTGGCGATCCTCGAGGCGCTCAGCCGTTGA
- a CDS encoding DUF58 domain-containing protein, which translates to MLTGRGVSVGLAAVLSWLVGRMLGIAELYAVAVASGAVLGLGVLYVRQTTSSVAARRLVETDRVVAGGEVHATIELRNDGRVPTPTLLVSEHLPESLWAADQPLPGEARFVIGGLGPGRVATAPYRAQADARGRHELGPVTIRIRDPFGVAERIRRYTAVQDVLVYPRIERLPDQQVSGTHMGSGSSDSRRVFATGDEFYTMREYVRGDDLRMVHWPSTAHRQTMMVRQMEQPWQAHATLHLDTRRASHTGGPDGTLEHAVSIAASLVYHLADRGYAIRLVTDTDTGRGGPQPWAQSLDRLALLDPSDNTGMGPSVAATRGGEGLFVSVVGVPDGREDPSHHPDMRALFGVRGFGQRLAFVTGPRDDDPRAIRTVQLLVAAGWQATLITPGTPLAPRWVELMTPRSRHGARAGATG; encoded by the coding sequence ATGCTGACGGGCCGAGGGGTGTCGGTGGGCCTCGCGGCAGTCCTGTCGTGGTTGGTCGGCCGCATGCTGGGCATCGCGGAGCTCTACGCCGTCGCCGTGGCCAGCGGGGCCGTCCTCGGCCTCGGCGTGCTGTACGTGCGGCAGACCACGTCGTCGGTCGCCGCACGACGGCTGGTCGAGACCGACCGCGTCGTCGCGGGCGGCGAGGTGCACGCCACCATCGAGCTGCGCAACGACGGTCGCGTGCCGACCCCGACGTTGCTGGTCAGCGAGCACCTGCCCGAATCGCTGTGGGCCGCCGACCAGCCGCTGCCCGGGGAGGCCCGCTTCGTGATCGGCGGGCTTGGACCCGGGCGGGTCGCGACCGCGCCGTACCGGGCGCAGGCCGACGCGCGTGGTCGCCACGAGCTGGGTCCGGTCACCATCCGGATCCGCGACCCGTTCGGGGTCGCCGAGCGGATCCGCCGCTACACCGCGGTGCAGGACGTGCTGGTCTACCCCCGGATCGAACGGTTGCCCGACCAGCAGGTCTCCGGCACCCACATGGGCTCGGGGTCCAGCGACAGCCGACGGGTCTTCGCGACGGGCGACGAGTTCTACACGATGCGCGAGTACGTCCGCGGCGACGACCTGCGGATGGTCCACTGGCCCTCCACCGCCCACCGGCAGACGATGATGGTCCGCCAGATGGAGCAGCCGTGGCAGGCCCACGCGACGCTGCACCTCGACACCCGACGCGCCAGCCACACCGGCGGCCCCGACGGGACCCTCGAGCACGCCGTGTCCATCGCCGCATCGCTCGTCTACCACCTGGCCGACCGCGGCTACGCCATCCGGCTCGTCACCGACACCGACACCGGTCGTGGCGGCCCCCAGCCCTGGGCACAGAGCCTGGACCGCCTTGCGCTGCTCGACCCGTCCGACAACACCGGGATGGGGCCGTCGGTGGCCGCCACCCGCGGGGGCGAGGGCCTGTTCGTGTCCGTGGTGGGCGTGCCCGACGGCCGCGAGGACCCCAGCCACCATCCCGACATGCGTGCGCTGTTCGGCGTCCGCGGGTTCGGGCAGCGCCTGGCCTTCGTGACCGGGCCGCGGGACGACGACCCGCGGGCGATCCGGACCGTCCAGCTGCTCGTGGCCGCCGGCTGGCAGGCCACGCTGATCACCCCGGGCACCCCGCTGGCGCCACGCTGGGTCGAGCTGATGACGCCACGGTCGCGCCACGGTGCCCGGGCCGGAGCCACCGGATGA
- a CDS encoding AAA family ATPase encodes MSAGPAAPAVETVAATYNRIEQHVSGVVQGKPQVIRLALIALLAEGHLLVEDVPGVGKTMLAKSIARSIACSVRRVQFTPDLLPSDITGTTVYNAETHDWEFKPGAVFANIVLGDEINRAGPKTQSALLEAMEEHTVTVDGTTHALAVPFMVVATQNPIELDGTYALPEAQRDRFMMRVTIGYPSSDAELQVLNTHGAGDAAAALQPVATAQEIAGLIDVVKHLHAADALKEYVVGIVRATREHPAVELGCSPRAGLALLRAGRAAAACLGRDYVVPDDVKALAPHVLSHRLILTPDARMAEVTPESVIADVLGQVPIPRR; translated from the coding sequence GTGTCAGCAGGACCAGCGGCACCGGCGGTCGAAACCGTCGCCGCCACCTACAACCGGATCGAACAGCACGTCAGCGGGGTGGTGCAGGGCAAGCCACAGGTGATCCGCCTGGCGCTGATCGCCCTGCTCGCCGAGGGACACCTGCTGGTCGAGGACGTGCCCGGTGTCGGCAAGACGATGCTGGCCAAGTCGATCGCCCGCTCGATCGCCTGCTCGGTGCGACGCGTCCAGTTCACCCCCGACCTGCTGCCCAGCGACATCACCGGGACGACGGTCTACAACGCCGAGACCCACGACTGGGAGTTCAAGCCCGGCGCGGTGTTCGCCAACATCGTCCTCGGTGACGAGATCAACCGCGCCGGCCCCAAGACGCAGTCGGCGCTGCTGGAGGCGATGGAGGAGCACACCGTCACCGTCGACGGCACCACCCATGCGCTCGCGGTGCCGTTCATGGTGGTCGCCACCCAGAACCCCATCGAGCTGGACGGTACCTACGCCCTGCCCGAGGCCCAGCGCGACCGCTTCATGATGCGGGTGACGATCGGGTACCCCTCCTCCGACGCGGAGCTGCAGGTCCTCAACACCCACGGGGCCGGGGACGCCGCAGCGGCGCTGCAGCCCGTCGCCACCGCCCAGGAGATCGCCGGCCTCATCGACGTCGTCAAGCACCTGCACGCTGCCGACGCCCTGAAGGAGTACGTGGTCGGCATCGTGCGGGCAACCCGCGAGCATCCGGCGGTCGAGCTCGGCTGCTCCCCCCGTGCGGGTCTGGCGCTGCTGCGGGCGGGCCGGGCCGCAGCCGCCTGCCTCGGCCGCGACTACGTCGTCCCCGACGACGTCAAGGCGCTGGCCCCGCACGTGCTGTCCCACCGGCTGATCCTCACCCCCGACGCCCGCATGGCCGAGGTCACCCCCGAGTCCGTCATCGCCGACGTGCTCGGCCAGGTGCCCATCCCCCGCCGATGA
- a CDS encoding ABC transporter substrate-binding protein, whose translation MLAIIAVLALAAAACGGSESSTEDTADDTVSDTEETDAEEPADDADAEDTEEEPADEVEETEDDAAEGEPTGDNTLVFGTTEQPSTIDPADVYEKLASDILFNTTNRLVEFSAETNEIGPGLAESYDISEDGLTYTFNLRQGVVFQDGSEMTSEDVVWSLNRSLNIAHPDGASFLIGSITSIEAPDDYTVVITISEPNSTFLARLNYTVATVLPSDSDVYTAPDAKLEAPSDDDAGAETLLEEAESYIVSDQIVGTGPYQMTDYQPGVSMTLERFEDYWGEAPAIDTVRIVFYESTTQMRNALAAGEIDMAVNDLDPTETSSLEGEEGIEILTDAGGRTSYMVVDVTQPPFDDPAVRRAVAATIDRQRIVDEAFEGQASPLFSMIPENFDVSADHISDIEVELTTDSPIEFELWYPADRYTNQAEVAEIISRSLNESGLFNVTTNTSEWATEYSTHLNDGAYPIYLLGWYPDYLDPDDYIEPFYHSEKTFIGFYGSEEMDSLITAEQEAEPGTPERAEIFDEIQQLAATDMPFIPLYSEGQEAYFNERVQGVEDTLGAAQQTWFYVLSLS comes from the coding sequence ATGCTGGCGATCATCGCCGTACTGGCGCTCGCGGCAGCGGCCTGTGGCGGCAGCGAATCGTCCACCGAGGACACCGCTGACGACACCGTGTCCGACACCGAGGAAACCGACGCCGAGGAGCCCGCCGACGACGCGGACGCCGAGGACACCGAGGAGGAGCCCGCCGACGAGGTGGAGGAGACCGAGGACGACGCGGCCGAAGGCGAGCCCACGGGTGACAACACCCTGGTGTTCGGTACCACCGAGCAGCCCTCGACCATCGACCCGGCCGACGTCTACGAGAAGCTGGCCTCCGACATCCTGTTCAACACCACCAACCGCCTGGTGGAGTTCTCCGCGGAGACCAACGAGATCGGGCCAGGCCTCGCCGAGTCCTACGACATCTCCGAGGACGGGCTGACCTACACGTTCAACCTGCGTCAGGGTGTCGTCTTCCAGGACGGCAGCGAGATGACGTCCGAGGACGTCGTCTGGTCGCTGAACCGGTCGCTGAACATCGCGCACCCCGACGGTGCGTCGTTCCTGATCGGCTCCATCACCTCCATCGAGGCCCCCGACGACTACACCGTCGTCATCACCATCTCCGAGCCGAACTCCACGTTCCTGGCCCGCCTGAACTACACCGTGGCCACGGTGCTGCCGTCGGACTCCGACGTCTACACCGCGCCGGACGCCAAGCTGGAGGCCCCCTCCGACGACGACGCCGGTGCCGAGACCCTGCTGGAGGAGGCCGAGTCCTACATCGTCTCCGACCAGATCGTGGGTACCGGTCCCTACCAGATGACCGACTACCAGCCCGGCGTCTCCATGACGCTGGAGCGCTTCGAGGACTACTGGGGCGAGGCCCCCGCCATCGACACGGTCCGCATCGTGTTCTACGAGTCCACCACCCAGATGCGCAACGCCCTGGCTGCCGGTGAGATCGACATGGCCGTCAACGACCTCGACCCGACCGAGACGTCCTCCCTCGAGGGCGAAGAGGGCATCGAGATCCTGACCGACGCCGGTGGTCGTACCTCCTACATGGTGGTCGACGTCACCCAGCCGCCGTTCGACGACCCGGCCGTCCGCCGCGCCGTCGCCGCCACCATCGACCGCCAGCGCATCGTCGACGAGGCCTTCGAGGGCCAGGCGTCCCCGCTGTTCTCGATGATCCCCGAGAACTTCGACGTCTCCGCTGACCACATCTCCGACATCGAGGTCGAGCTCACCACCGACAGCCCGATCGAGTTCGAGCTGTGGTACCCGGCCGACCGGTACACCAACCAGGCCGAGGTGGCCGAGATCATCAGCCGCTCGCTCAACGAGTCCGGCCTGTTCAACGTGACCACCAACACCTCCGAGTGGGCCACGGAGTACTCCACCCACCTCAACGACGGTGCCTACCCGATCTACCTGCTCGGCTGGTACCCCGACTACCTGGACCCCGACGACTACATCGAGCCCTTCTACCACTCCGAGAAGACCTTCATCGGCTTCTACGGTTCCGAGGAGATGGACTCGCTGATCACCGCGGAGCAGGAGGCCGAGCCGGGTACCCCGGAGCGTGCCGAGATCTTCGACGAGATCCAGCAGCTGGCGGCGACCGACATGCCGTTCATCCCGCTGTACTCCGAGGGCCAGGAGGCCTACTTCAACGAGCGCGTGCAGGGCGTCGAGGACACCCTCGGTGCCGCGCAGCAGACCTGGTTCTACGTGCTCTCCCTGAGCTAG